Proteins from one Chloroherpetonaceae bacterium genomic window:
- a CDS encoding photosystem I reaction center subunit IX, translated as MADQEKPVASGGGEAPKKPTLQAAKLQATAKKPAAAAAGTAPAVGAKPAPKAAAPDKPVVMEADVSEMKRFLLKRTETRTTKWFQIFDADKLDDEQVFGAHLALLGTLGIVMGVYYISGIQVFPWGGQGFYDNWFYLTIKPRMVSLGIDTYSASTPELQEAARKLLWWAGVHFLAGAFLIFGGWRHWTKNLANPLAPLFFWNRDAKVPGNFRDFRMFGTVLPGGLGGRSAKNYSEALGAHTIYQAFLFLVWGLVLWFAMGITPKPDFQTINSEAFMAFIWSGVFFMVGFYWWNTPPRAAEHLNDDLKAIFSVHLTSMGYINIALGILAFVAFRKDQFFYNQLNDLVFYIYGEPFNRVGFDANGVTDMTKVEYPEYPAYAILPKPGATFGMAQVVINLLAFNHIICGFLYVFAGVFHGGQYLLKIQMSGLYSQIKSKWIALGRDKEVQVKFVGVVMVMCFTTMISVYAVVCWNSCCELNVLGANITMSFYWLKPLPMWQFMFTDPSINDWCAVHEITAGWLFASVATSRIAFFSHTSPLWEDLGLKKNSFSFPCLGPVYGGTCGVSIQDQLWFAILWSVKPLSVIEWYIDGGWLASMNYGMAVADCNAWDSIAGLSHHYTGGVFYYMWTETQAIWASSHLTVVLLIGHLVWFISFAVWFKDRGSRLEGADIQTRTIRWLGKTFVGRDVKFRFPVLNLSDSKFAGTVLYFSGTFMLVWLYVANGFYMTNEPAPPPVSHLGQAGSDILAQTVNYLLKLIS; from the coding sequence ATGGCTGATCAAGAAAAACCTGTCGCATCGGGCGGCGGTGAAGCTCCAAAAAAACCGACGCTGCAAGCAGCCAAATTGCAAGCAACGGCGAAAAAACCAGCGGCAGCCGCCGCCGGTACTGCTCCGGCAGTTGGAGCAAAGCCCGCACCTAAAGCGGCAGCACCCGATAAACCGGTCGTTATGGAAGCAGATGTTTCAGAAATGAAACGATTCCTGCTCAAACGCACCGAAACCCGTACTACCAAATGGTTTCAAATATTCGATGCCGATAAGCTCGATGACGAACAAGTCTTCGGCGCTCACTTGGCACTCCTTGGAACGCTTGGTATCGTGATGGGTGTCTATTATATCTCTGGAATTCAAGTCTTCCCGTGGGGCGGACAAGGGTTCTACGACAACTGGTTCTATCTCACCATCAAACCAAGAATGGTTTCGCTCGGTATTGACACCTACAGTGCCAGTACTCCCGAGCTTCAAGAAGCCGCGCGTAAATTGCTATGGTGGGCAGGCGTTCACTTCCTTGCCGGCGCATTCCTCATCTTTGGTGGATGGCGGCATTGGACAAAGAACCTCGCCAACCCACTCGCACCGCTTTTCTTCTGGAATCGCGATGCAAAAGTGCCCGGAAACTTCCGCGACTTCAGAATGTTCGGAACTGTTCTTCCCGGCGGACTTGGAGGAAGAAGCGCAAAAAATTACTCCGAAGCCTTAGGCGCACATACCATCTATCAAGCCTTCCTCTTTTTGGTTTGGGGGCTTGTCCTTTGGTTTGCAATGGGTATTACACCTAAACCCGATTTCCAAACGATTAATAGCGAAGCCTTTATGGCATTCATTTGGTCGGGCGTTTTCTTTATGGTAGGGTTCTATTGGTGGAATACACCGCCCCGTGCAGCTGAACACTTGAATGATGACCTTAAAGCCATCTTCTCGGTTCACCTTACTTCGATGGGGTATATCAATATTGCACTGGGTATTCTCGCCTTTGTGGCTTTCCGCAAAGATCAATTTTTTTATAACCAATTAAACGACCTCGTCTTCTATATCTATGGCGAACCGTTTAACCGCGTTGGTTTCGATGCCAATGGCGTAACAGATATGACGAAAGTCGAGTATCCCGAATATCCGGCGTATGCGATTCTTCCGAAACCGGGTGCCACATTCGGTATGGCTCAAGTCGTGATCAATCTCTTGGCTTTCAATCATATCATCTGCGGATTCCTATATGTCTTTGCAGGCGTTTTCCACGGCGGACAGTATTTGCTCAAGATTCAAATGAGTGGACTTTACAGCCAAATTAAATCCAAATGGATTGCCTTAGGCCGCGATAAAGAAGTGCAAGTGAAATTCGTGGGCGTTGTAATGGTGATGTGTTTTACCACAATGATTTCCGTCTATGCAGTTGTTTGTTGGAACAGTTGCTGCGAGCTGAATGTCCTTGGCGCAAATATCACTATGTCGTTCTATTGGCTGAAGCCGCTACCGATGTGGCAGTTTATGTTCACCGACCCGTCAATTAACGATTGGTGCGCAGTGCACGAAATCACTGCCGGATGGCTCTTTGCTTCGGTTGCAACTTCGCGCATTGCATTCTTCTCGCATACTTCTCCGCTTTGGGAAGACTTAGGGCTGAAGAAGAATTCGTTCTCATTCCCGTGCTTAGGCCCGGTTTATGGCGGAACTTGCGGTGTCTCGATTCAAGACCAACTTTGGTTTGCAATTCTTTGGTCGGTGAAGCCACTTTCTGTAATCGAATGGTATATCGATGGAGGCTGGCTCGCTTCAATGAACTATGGAATGGCTGTTGCAGATTGTAACGCGTGGGATAGTATCGCGGGGCTTTCGCATCACTATACAGGCGGTGTGTTCTATTATATGTGGACAGAAACGCAAGCCATTTGGGCAAGTTCTCATCTAACAGTCGTACTGCTTATTGGTCACCTTGTATGGTTTATCAGTTTCGCAGTTTGGTTCAAAGATCGTGGCTCTCGTCTTGAAGGTGCAGACATTCAAACCCGCACGATTCGCTGGCTGGGCAAAACCTTCGTTGGTCGCGATGTTAAATTCCGATTCCCGGTTCTGAATCTTTCTGATTCAAAATTCGCAGGCACAGTGCTTTATTTCAGTGGTACCTTTATGCTTGTGTGGCTTTATGTGGCAAACGGATTCTATATGACCAATGAACCCGCACCGCCGCCGGTGAGCCATCTCGGTCAAGCAGGTTCTGATATTTTAGCACAAACGGTTAATTATCTCTTGAAGTTGATTTCTTAA
- a CDS encoding B12-binding domain-containing protein, producing MNQYFSSRQLSELCDVGETTIKRWSNMGLIRHHKTVGGHRKFKIEDVLEFLERNNIRIPEHKLEQLNLEKKFSNNIDINTEIILMKGELSSISLKLFENLILYKRDEVEALLSKCIEQGVGVASIFDDVIAPAMYRVGDLWAQRKLGAGEEHIITNILIESVLQIKARYAFKTHNVVISSDQSITKPADQDSSLNAVICTAPESEYHEVGLLGVSMVCQTLGFKVNYVGAAVPFKDLENVIEVLHPSVVCMSITLAKFAPPVFKKYEHFRKVMKNLGVKFVTGGQFFGEKKNQVLQSDFRSSSCRALEEYLRENFQVIDVTDISAKA from the coding sequence GTGAATCAGTATTTTTCGTCTCGGCAACTCTCTGAGTTATGCGATGTCGGCGAGACCACCATTAAGCGTTGGTCTAATATGGGTTTAATACGCCATCATAAAACCGTCGGCGGTCATCGTAAGTTCAAAATTGAAGATGTTTTGGAGTTTTTGGAGCGAAATAATATTCGCATCCCGGAGCACAAACTCGAACAATTGAATTTGGAAAAGAAATTTTCCAACAACATTGATATCAACACCGAAATAATATTAATGAAAGGGGAGCTTTCTTCCATTTCATTAAAGCTCTTTGAAAATCTTATTCTTTATAAGCGAGACGAGGTTGAAGCCTTGCTCAGCAAATGTATTGAACAAGGTGTTGGTGTTGCTTCTATATTCGATGATGTCATTGCACCGGCAATGTACCGCGTCGGTGACCTGTGGGCACAACGCAAATTAGGCGCAGGTGAAGAGCACATCATCACCAATATTCTCATCGAATCTGTTTTGCAAATAAAAGCACGCTATGCCTTCAAAACGCATAATGTTGTCATTTCATCCGATCAATCAATTACAAAACCGGCAGATCAAGATTCAAGTTTGAATGCGGTCATTTGCACGGCACCCGAGTCAGAATATCACGAGGTGGGGCTTTTGGGAGTTTCAATGGTGTGTCAAACCCTTGGCTTTAAGGTGAATTATGTTGGAGCTGCGGTTCCATTTAAGGATCTTGAAAATGTCATTGAAGTGCTTCATCCATCCGTTGTGTGTATGTCTATTACGCTCGCGAAGTTCGCTCCGCCGGTTTTTAAGAAGTATGAGCATTTTAGAAAAGTAATGAAGAACCTTGGCGTCAAGTTTGTCACAGGAGGGCAATTCTTTGGAGAAAAGAAAAATCAAGTTTTGCAATCCGATTTTCGCTCTTCAAGTTGCCGGGCTTTAGAAGAATATCTTCGTGAAAATTTCCAAGTCATTGATGTCACCGATATTTCTGCGAAGGCTTAA
- the dacB gene encoding D-alanyl-D-alanine carboxypeptidase/D-alanyl-D-alanine-endopeptidase — translation MLSFFVQVCLRSILPTQISRLFIRRLLGFLFLAGTLINQPLLFSATAQKKSGIKKPIPHKQSNIGLNESVKEVKRISKEALMSMKELKKEFAALFQDSATANFFWGVSITAPNTQKGLRIQDRREKYKVLFELNAEKNFIPASNQKLLSSAAALFLLDSTKRFTTDVRIQGEIKDGVLFGNLVAFSDGNPALSEKFFAGNSQQFFKDVAESLHVKGVQRIAGDLIADDGYFSTEAISYAVGEGDGDYSEGWDWDDVSNGTATAVSALSYNENSIRFFLIRDSVLQKPRLEWMPKTSYGTYQNNAFYVSKGERKTADFFRVIGSNQFISTGAMPLDVDTVQTMVAVERPAFYFLWELKSALNAKGIDVSGILRREPGYAGRENTKLLHQTLSPELLQILAYMNKESSNFTAEQLLRIIGKVRYGEGTKRAGLRAIGEMLDSIGVSKKNFLAFDGSGLTRKNRISPGALRDLLNAIYASRFFDSYRQTLAIGGKDGTLKRRLKKERFTNRVFAKTGFVSGIRTLSGYVLNGEKRWVTFSIMAMNYTQPTAEIEAVQDKAIELILRWNGK, via the coding sequence ATGCTATCATTTTTTGTTCAAGTTTGCTTAAGGAGTATTCTACCCACTCAAATTTCACGCTTATTCATTCGGCGGTTACTTGGTTTCCTATTTCTTGCAGGAACGCTCATCAATCAACCGTTGCTCTTTAGTGCTACGGCACAAAAAAAGAGTGGAATAAAAAAACCAATTCCGCACAAGCAAAGTAATATTGGCTTGAATGAATCTGTGAAAGAGGTAAAGCGCATATCAAAAGAAGCGCTCATGAGCATGAAAGAATTAAAAAAGGAATTTGCAGCCTTATTTCAGGATTCAGCGACTGCCAATTTTTTTTGGGGGGTTTCAATAACGGCGCCCAATACCCAAAAGGGGTTGAGAATTCAAGATCGAAGAGAAAAATACAAGGTGCTTTTTGAGCTCAATGCCGAAAAGAACTTTATTCCGGCATCGAATCAAAAATTATTAAGTTCAGCGGCGGCACTTTTTCTGCTTGATTCGACAAAACGATTTACAACAGATGTTCGAATTCAGGGAGAAATTAAAGATGGTGTACTCTTTGGAAATCTGGTGGCATTCAGTGATGGGAATCCGGCGCTTTCAGAGAAATTTTTTGCGGGCAATTCTCAACAATTTTTCAAAGATGTGGCAGAAAGTTTGCATGTAAAAGGGGTTCAGCGAATTGCGGGTGATCTCATAGCAGATGACGGCTATTTTTCAACAGAGGCAATATCTTATGCTGTTGGTGAAGGTGATGGTGACTATTCAGAGGGTTGGGATTGGGATGATGTCTCAAATGGAACTGCGACGGCAGTTTCAGCCCTTTCGTATAATGAAAATTCGATTCGATTTTTTTTGATTCGCGACAGTGTGTTGCAAAAGCCAAGGCTCGAATGGATGCCAAAAACTTCTTACGGAACTTATCAGAACAATGCTTTTTATGTTTCTAAAGGTGAGAGAAAAACGGCTGATTTTTTTCGTGTTATCGGTTCGAATCAATTTATTTCAACGGGAGCAATGCCGCTGGATGTGGATACCGTTCAAACTATGGTGGCTGTAGAGAGACCGGCGTTTTATTTTTTATGGGAGTTAAAATCGGCGCTGAATGCAAAGGGAATTGACGTCAGTGGCATACTTCGCCGTGAGCCCGGTTATGCTGGTAGAGAGAATACGAAACTGCTGCATCAAACACTTTCTCCGGAACTTTTGCAAATTCTTGCCTATATGAATAAGGAAAGCAGCAATTTTACCGCAGAGCAACTATTACGCATCATTGGAAAGGTCAGATATGGTGAGGGCACAAAAAGAGCCGGTCTTCGTGCGATTGGAGAGATGTTGGATTCGATTGGGGTATCAAAGAAAAATTTTCTAGCATTTGACGGAAGCGGCCTCACTAGAAAAAATAGAATATCGCCGGGAGCGCTGAGAGATTTATTGAATGCAATTTACGCTTCGCGCTTTTTCGATAGCTACCGGCAAACGCTTGCAATTGGCGGGAAAGACGGAACGTTGAAACGACGATTGAAAAAGGAGCGATTTACGAATCGCGTATTTGCAAAAACCGGATTTGTTTCCGGTATTCGAACACTTTCGGGATATGTGCTAAACGGTGAAAAGAGATGGGTCACCTTTTCGATAATGGCGATGAATTACACACAACCAACAGCGGAAATCGAGGCGGTTCAAGACAAAGCGATAGAATTGATTTTAAGATGGAATGGCAAGTAG
- the eno gene encoding phosphopyruvate hydratase has product MPIIEKIIARQILDSRGNPTIEVDVYTENSFGRAAVPSGASTGEHEAVELRDGDKKTYLGKGVLKAVKNVNTIIDKELRGMLVTQQVELDKMMIELDGTENKSKLGANAILGVSLACAKAGADFTGQPLYRYIGGTLARTLPSPMMNVLNGGAHADNNVDFQEFMIMPLGFKSFSEALQCGTEVFHSLKSLLKSKGYNTAVGDEGGFAPNVKSNEEAIELVIEAVGKAGYKIEKHVMIALDPASSEFYDKEKKKYVFKKSNKQELTSEKMAEYWTKWSKDYPIISIEDGMAEDDWEGWRMLTDKIGNSVQLVGDDLFVTNTKRLQTGIDQHVANSILIKVNQIGSLTETLEAVDLAKRNGYTSIISHRSGETEDTTIAQIAVATNAGQIKTGSLSRTDRIAKYNELLRIEEELGDDAIYLGRKAFRV; this is encoded by the coding sequence ATGCCGATTATTGAAAAAATTATCGCTCGTCAAATTTTAGATTCACGAGGAAATCCAACCATTGAGGTAGATGTTTATACCGAAAATTCATTCGGGCGTGCCGCCGTTCCCTCTGGGGCAAGCACGGGTGAGCACGAAGCCGTGGAATTGCGCGATGGCGATAAGAAAACCTATTTGGGAAAGGGTGTTCTCAAGGCCGTAAAAAATGTGAATACGATTATTGATAAAGAACTGCGAGGAATGCTTGTGACACAACAAGTTGAACTTGACAAAATGATGATTGAACTTGATGGAACGGAGAATAAGTCAAAGCTTGGTGCAAATGCAATTTTGGGGGTCTCATTGGCTTGTGCAAAGGCAGGTGCAGATTTTACCGGTCAACCGCTTTACCGTTACATTGGCGGAACCTTGGCACGAACACTCCCAAGCCCAATGATGAATGTATTGAACGGAGGGGCACATGCCGATAACAATGTCGATTTCCAAGAATTTATGATTATGCCATTGGGCTTTAAATCTTTCAGCGAAGCCTTGCAATGCGGAACAGAAGTTTTTCATTCACTCAAAAGCTTGTTGAAATCAAAAGGTTACAATACTGCCGTTGGTGATGAAGGCGGTTTTGCTCCAAATGTGAAGTCGAATGAAGAAGCGATAGAATTGGTCATCGAAGCCGTTGGAAAAGCAGGTTACAAAATTGAAAAGCATGTGATGATTGCTTTAGATCCTGCATCATCGGAGTTTTATGACAAGGAAAAGAAAAAGTATGTGTTCAAAAAGTCGAACAAGCAGGAACTTACATCAGAAAAAATGGCCGAATATTGGACAAAATGGAGCAAAGATTACCCGATTATTTCAATTGAAGATGGAATGGCAGAAGATGATTGGGAAGGTTGGAGAATGCTTACTGATAAAATCGGGAATAGCGTGCAACTTGTGGGTGATGATTTATTTGTAACCAACACCAAGCGGCTTCAAACCGGAATTGATCAACATGTTGCGAACTCGATTCTAATTAAAGTCAATCAAATTGGGTCACTCACAGAAACACTTGAAGCAGTTGATTTAGCGAAGCGAAACGGTTACACAAGCATTATCTCGCATCGCAGCGGCGAAACCGAAGACACCACCATTGCTCAAATTGCAGTGGCAACAAATGCAGGACAAATTAAAACCGGTTCCCTTTCAAGAACAGACCGCATTGCCAAGTACAATGAATTACTTCGGATCGAAGAAGAACTTGGAGATGATGCAATATACTTGGGCAGAAAGGCGTTTCGAGTGTAA
- a CDS encoding lysophospholipid acyltransferase family protein, producing MLAVRSALIWIVTTFMMTVLSLVAIIVSFWDGSGRSYLRLARVWARIWLGISNTEVKVFGTENIEKAKAYVVASNHSSYFDIPALLAYLPLEFRMVAKQSISYVPVLGWGMKRGDFIFIKRGANREALRSLDGSIKRLKEGKSVVLFADGTRSMYGNIQPFKRGAFMVAERAGADILPVTILGSHKIMQRNSSLISSGTITVVIGKPISNLGKSADELLKETYLAVSENFERYKNACFTAEDIALMNQNSCKE from the coding sequence ATGCTTGCTGTGCGCTCAGCACTTATTTGGATTGTGACGACATTCATGATGACGGTGTTATCATTGGTGGCAATCATCGTTAGTTTTTGGGATGGCTCCGGGCGGAGTTACTTGCGTTTGGCGCGGGTTTGGGCTCGAATTTGGCTTGGGATTTCAAATACCGAAGTAAAGGTATTCGGTACTGAGAATATCGAGAAAGCAAAAGCGTATGTGGTTGCAAGCAATCACTCTAGCTACTTCGATATTCCTGCTTTGCTGGCTTACTTACCGCTTGAATTCAGAATGGTGGCAAAGCAATCGATAAGTTATGTTCCCGTTTTGGGATGGGGGATGAAACGAGGTGATTTCATTTTCATTAAGCGAGGCGCAAATCGTGAAGCACTCCGAAGTCTCGATGGCTCAATCAAGCGACTAAAAGAAGGAAAAAGTGTCGTTCTTTTTGCTGACGGAACACGCTCGATGTACGGCAATATTCAACCTTTCAAAAGAGGAGCGTTTATGGTTGCTGAACGAGCCGGTGCTGATATTCTTCCTGTAACGATTTTAGGAAGTCATAAAATAATGCAGCGGAATTCTTCTCTCATTTCATCTGGGACCATAACCGTTGTAATTGGGAAGCCAATCTCAAACTTAGGTAAAAGTGCCGATGAACTTCTAAAAGAAACTTACCTAGCCGTATCAGAGAATTTTGAAAGGTACAAAAATGCGTGTTTCACAGCGGAAGATATTGCGTTAATGAATCAAAATTCATGCAAGGAGTAA
- the meaB gene encoding methylmalonyl Co-A mutase-associated GTPase MeaB, with translation MIEFGEEIVTAQLLSGNRRVLARVISKIENDDPSSDAILGVIASQIGSGYRIGITGPPGAGKSTLTSKLALSLSKMGHHVAILAVDPTSPFSGGALLGDRVRMNEIFTDPNIFIRSMATRGSLGGLAEKASEVSDVMEAAGFDRILIETVGVGQSELDVAKAADTTLVVLVPESGDSIQAMKAGLMEIADVFVMNKSDRPESEKAAESLRSTLGFRDHDETTWIPEVIPTSANSGKGIDEVLHQIERHRTFLSDRNLLESKRQRRHELWIREKIGRKLSERFWSVENETELKRLFFEKKNKYEIVSTLLNSE, from the coding sequence ATGATAGAATTTGGAGAGGAAATCGTAACGGCGCAATTGCTTTCAGGAAATCGAAGGGTCTTGGCGAGAGTGATTTCGAAAATCGAAAATGATGACCCATCCAGTGACGCCATTTTAGGAGTAATTGCCTCTCAAATTGGAAGCGGATATCGAATTGGAATCACGGGGCCTCCGGGTGCGGGTAAGAGCACTTTGACAAGTAAACTTGCGCTAAGCCTGAGTAAAATGGGACATCACGTGGCAATACTTGCGGTTGATCCCACAAGCCCGTTTTCAGGAGGTGCATTGCTTGGCGATCGAGTGAGAATGAATGAGATTTTTACTGATCCGAACATTTTTATCCGCTCAATGGCCACCCGAGGAAGCTTGGGCGGCCTTGCCGAAAAAGCCTCTGAGGTATCGGATGTTATGGAAGCAGCAGGGTTTGACCGCATCTTGATTGAAACGGTGGGTGTGGGTCAATCGGAACTTGATGTTGCTAAAGCTGCAGATACCACCCTTGTCGTTTTGGTTCCGGAATCCGGCGATTCGATACAAGCGATGAAAGCGGGGCTAATGGAAATCGCAGATGTCTTTGTAATGAATAAATCGGACAGACCTGAAAGTGAAAAAGCGGCAGAATCACTCCGCTCAACCCTTGGATTTCGAGATCATGATGAAACCACGTGGATTCCAGAAGTGATTCCTACAAGTGCAAATTCAGGTAAGGGAATCGATGAAGTACTGCATCAAATTGAAAGGCACCGAACATTTTTGAGTGATCGTAATTTGCTTGAATCGAAAAGGCAAAGGAGACACGAGTTATGGATTCGGGAGAAAATTGGCCGGAAACTCTCAGAACGGTTTTGGAGTGTAGAAAACGAAACAGAATTAAAGCGGCTTTTTTTTGAGAAGAAAAATAAATATGAAATCGTTTCTACCCTTTTGAATTCCGAATAG
- a CDS encoding isoprenylcysteine carboxylmethyltransferase family protein has translation MNRIFRVVSLISLLALMQAALILLPAWIFGIFTMPVVWLIYSSYMIFFFGTIRRSIVHGKLADRKDDEQVHSSSGKAAFMVQIFGLIAVHYTGIYDYSTVLLSGSVSQSVSSSPFFWGGITLMIIATALTYHATITLGKFYDRLAIKNDHRLVQDGIYRILRHPIYTGHILFFLGFCLLTQSFIALLIFALVSVVWYGSRMNIEESMLERKFGEEYRHYLNRTKRLFPFIY, from the coding sequence ATGAACCGTATTTTTCGGGTTGTTTCGCTTATATCGCTTCTTGCCTTAATGCAAGCAGCACTAATCCTACTTCCTGCTTGGATTTTCGGGATTTTCACAATGCCGGTCGTATGGCTGATATACTCCTCCTATATGATTTTCTTTTTCGGCACCATTCGAAGAAGCATCGTTCACGGAAAGCTTGCCGATCGGAAGGATGATGAACAGGTTCATTCCTCCTCAGGTAAAGCCGCTTTTATGGTTCAAATTTTTGGGCTCATTGCTGTTCATTACACCGGCATTTATGACTACTCAACGGTTTTGTTGAGCGGCTCTGTTTCCCAATCCGTCTCGTCGTCGCCCTTTTTTTGGGGCGGGATAACCCTCATGATCATCGCAACCGCATTGACCTATCATGCCACCATCACTTTAGGAAAGTTTTATGATCGCTTAGCCATTAAAAACGATCATCGACTTGTTCAAGATGGGATTTACCGAATTTTGAGACACCCGATTTACACCGGTCATATTCTATTCTTTCTTGGGTTTTGCCTTCTGACACAATCCTTCATTGCTCTTCTGATTTTTGCTTTAGTGAGCGTCGTATGGTACGGAAGCCGGATGAACATTGAGGAATCGATGCTTGAGCGAAAATTCGGTGAGGAGTATCGCCATTACTTGAACCGCACGAAACGTTTGTTTCCGTTCATTTACTAG
- a CDS encoding class I SAM-dependent methyltransferase — protein sequence MAIYTSMSFKEIAKHYNAINFIPEKSATEIGECIRDLIGRESHLLDMGAGAGRISVSIAKAGARVTALDIEPEMLAVAGELAASMNIPITLVEGDVTTLPFASNSFDAVFTSNVLHLVSNWKTSLREVQRVLKPGGLFIQGRDWLSPNAFASEMKMEFRKIVALLNPEMLPTAAAGPMLFQELHLIGAEPASEIIASAWTEEASPLLLFEKMKNRTYNETWQLEEPLFSESLRRFEAWLKKQPIELSHSETIQRRFVLYISRGLKS from the coding sequence ATGGCGATATACACTTCAATGTCGTTCAAAGAAATTGCGAAACATTACAACGCGATAAATTTCATTCCTGAAAAATCGGCAACTGAAATTGGTGAATGTATTCGCGATTTGATTGGGAGAGAATCTCACCTATTGGATATGGGAGCTGGCGCCGGAAGAATATCGGTATCCATAGCAAAAGCCGGGGCTCGCGTTACAGCTTTAGATATAGAGCCAGAGATGCTTGCTGTAGCCGGCGAACTCGCGGCTTCAATGAATATACCAATAACACTTGTTGAAGGGGATGTTACAACTTTACCATTTGCATCAAATTCCTTTGATGCCGTTTTTACAAGCAATGTCCTTCACTTGGTCAGTAACTGGAAAACCTCGCTTCGAGAGGTTCAACGCGTGCTTAAGCCGGGAGGACTATTCATTCAAGGACGAGATTGGCTTTCACCTAATGCCTTTGCATCTGAAATGAAAATGGAATTTCGCAAAATTGTTGCTTTGCTGAACCCGGAGATGTTGCCTACAGCCGCTGCCGGGCCGATGCTCTTTCAAGAACTTCATTTGATTGGCGCGGAACCCGCCTCTGAAATTATTGCATCTGCTTGGACAGAAGAAGCGTCTCCTTTACTTTTATTTGAGAAAATGAAAAATCGGACTTACAATGAAACTTGGCAATTAGAGGAGCCGCTTTTTTCTGAATCACTTCGCCGTTTTGAGGCTTGGTTAAAAAAACAACCCATTGAGCTTTCCCATAGCGAAACCATTCAACGCCGGTTTGTTCTTTATATCAGCCGCGGATTAAAATCATAA